One window of Candidatus Deferrimicrobium sp. genomic DNA carries:
- a CDS encoding peptidylprolyl isomerase: protein MTDRTPRYFFAKESRSMRKMMVLCVIFAVVASACGSATGGGQQGKTLAVVNGEPLTEATLMREVENLPPYVRPILETAAGRAQFLESVITRDLLMREALRRGIDRRPEVADRIAMARKSIVLEALLRDVAEKAPGLSDEALRKIYDANPASHQVGERVRVSHMLFRDKERALEILGRVKAGESFEALMKEVGSGNGEVAADLGEIERGNFVKEFEEAAFAAAPGVVAGPVKTTYGYHVIKVYAKLPAGTRSFEEVKPKLLAEQREQAQREAFEAMIADLRKQATVRVLYKPEGPPATPGAPAPGTTPAAPKGGGPALPTPGK, encoded by the coding sequence ATGACGGATCGTACCCCTCGATACTTCTTCGCCAAGGAGAGTCGCTCCATGCGCAAGATGATGGTTTTGTGCGTTATTTTTGCGGTTGTTGCTTCCGCCTGCGGGAGCGCCACCGGCGGAGGGCAGCAGGGGAAGACCCTCGCCGTGGTGAACGGGGAGCCCCTCACGGAAGCGACGCTTATGAGAGAGGTGGAGAATCTTCCCCCCTACGTGCGGCCGATCCTCGAAACCGCCGCGGGCAGGGCGCAGTTTCTCGAGAGCGTCATCACCCGCGACCTGCTGATGCGGGAAGCGCTTCGGCGCGGGATCGACCGCCGTCCCGAGGTGGCCGACCGGATCGCCATGGCGCGCAAGTCGATCGTTCTCGAGGCTCTGCTGCGCGACGTAGCCGAGAAGGCGCCCGGGCTATCCGACGAGGCGCTGCGCAAGATCTACGATGCGAACCCCGCGTCGCACCAGGTGGGGGAGCGGGTGAGGGTGAGCCACATGCTCTTCCGCGACAAGGAGCGCGCCCTGGAGATTCTCGGCCGCGTGAAGGCGGGGGAGTCGTTCGAAGCGCTCATGAAGGAGGTCGGATCCGGGAATGGCGAGGTCGCCGCGGATCTCGGGGAGATCGAGCGCGGGAATTTCGTAAAGGAGTTCGAGGAGGCGGCCTTCGCCGCCGCCCCCGGCGTGGTGGCGGGTCCCGTCAAGACCACGTATGGATACCACGTGATCAAGGTATACGCGAAATTGCCCGCGGGGACCCGTTCGTTCGAGGAGGTGAAGCCGAAGCTCCTCGCCGAGCAGCGCGAGCAGGCGCAGCGGGAAGCCTTCGAGGCGATGATCGCGGACTTGAGGAAACAGGCGACGGTGCGTGTCCTTTACAAGCCGGAGGGCCCCCCGGCCACTCCGGGGGCGCCGGCGCCGGGGACGACGCCGGCTGCGCCGAAGGGCGGGGGTCCGGCCCTGCCCACGCCGGGGAAGTAA
- the mfd gene encoding transcription-repair coupling factor — translation MMFPLPRLSFEHVALALSKRGTSPCVQWMRIPPGARSFLAARLFERLGRTLLYLCAGEKEAEEASRELTAYLGPDAVLPFPSIEAGPYEPVPPHLPSVHDRMRALHRLLSGPPVVIVAQIAAAAEKTLPPEAFVAAVAAVSPGDTLDVDAFASRLVTLGYARLPAAADPGDFAVRGGIVDVYSPAHPLPARILLDGDVVESVRWFHPATQRTVAAGARADGEPGGGERLAILPCSQVITRSDFLTAACDGRDRPWSDLLRQGIRFHGADALLPRLYGHASPIFSYLPADALVVVVDSVECAAAARNTFEEAEENYALAGEEGGFPAPSELVVPEAEMFASLSGAPMLAFDGIEVPPFGRKEPLRGDAGVEGNEEIRRSTATASSEGLLYPLAEEAKAWWKRGDRLIVSSLSPSQVDRMEDFLSRYAVPLSRVDTLREALSRDRGVFLCVSEVTRGFRAPELRAAIVTESEIFGEKARARHPRKEGIAVPEEFSLADLRVNDPAVHVDHGIGIYRGLLRRTAAGTEGDYLVLEYAGGDRLFVPVEKMSRVQRYVASEEGRAQLSRLGGTAWQRAKRKVRDDLLAMARELVELQAKRQLAEKASVSPPDAVFREFEAAFPHEETPDQEQVIREVLSDLSSPRPMDRLVCGDVGYGKTEVAIRAAFQVVMAGKQAAVLVPTTILAEQHYQTFLHRLAGYPVRVANLSRFRTRKDQAEVVKGVANGTVDVVIGTHRLLQRDVTFRNLGLVVIDEEQRFGVAHKERLKRMRAAVDVLTLSATPIPRTLHMAFSGIRDVSLIATPPEDRLSIRTFVVPFSGETIREAVDREIRRGGQVFFVHNRVQTLPAMERYLRELLPDARIAVGHGQMDEETLSGAMDDFASRRADILLCTAIIEAGLDLPNANTILVNHAHRFGLAQLYQLRGRVGRDRHRAYAYFIVPKDVSLTKDATRRLAVLEELTELGSGFRVASHDLEIRGAGNLLGKDQSGQIHQVGYELYTQLLSEAVAEISGIASSQEEEPELELRVPAFLPDDYIDEAGERLEFYRKLSSAKTVDAADEIEMALLDRFGRLPVPARVLCDLARMRAAMRAAGVAELKRGDGSLFLTLSAHSPFDRARLVSWVTRERKTFSFVRGEILAMRLPGRDPAEILAAAKNLLNRFSTGSSI, via the coding sequence TTGCGCCGGGGAGAAGGAGGCGGAGGAGGCATCCCGCGAACTGACCGCCTATCTTGGCCCGGATGCGGTCCTCCCTTTCCCTTCCATCGAGGCGGGGCCGTACGAGCCGGTCCCCCCGCACCTCCCCTCGGTCCACGACCGGATGCGCGCGCTGCACCGGCTCCTTTCCGGTCCCCCCGTCGTGATTGTCGCCCAGATCGCGGCGGCGGCGGAGAAGACGCTCCCCCCCGAGGCCTTCGTCGCCGCGGTCGCCGCGGTATCCCCGGGGGACACGCTCGACGTCGATGCGTTCGCCTCGCGCCTGGTCACCCTCGGCTACGCCCGCCTTCCCGCGGCGGCGGACCCGGGGGACTTCGCGGTGCGCGGGGGGATCGTCGACGTGTACAGCCCGGCCCATCCGCTCCCGGCGCGGATCCTGCTCGACGGCGACGTCGTCGAGTCGGTGCGGTGGTTCCACCCGGCGACGCAGCGCACGGTGGCGGCGGGAGCGCGGGCGGACGGGGAGCCCGGGGGCGGGGAACGGCTCGCGATCCTTCCGTGCTCCCAGGTAATCACGCGGAGCGACTTCCTGACCGCGGCGTGCGACGGGCGCGATCGTCCGTGGTCCGACCTCCTCCGGCAGGGCATCCGGTTCCACGGCGCGGACGCGCTCCTGCCGCGCCTCTACGGTCACGCCTCCCCGATCTTTTCGTACCTTCCCGCGGACGCTCTCGTCGTCGTGGTCGACTCCGTGGAGTGCGCCGCCGCCGCACGGAACACCTTCGAGGAGGCGGAGGAGAATTACGCCCTCGCGGGGGAGGAGGGAGGGTTCCCCGCTCCGTCGGAACTGGTCGTGCCGGAAGCCGAGATGTTCGCTTCGCTCTCCGGCGCCCCGATGCTCGCCTTCGACGGGATCGAGGTTCCCCCTTTTGGGCGGAAGGAGCCGCTGCGGGGGGACGCAGGGGTGGAGGGAAACGAGGAAATCCGCCGCAGCACCGCCACCGCCTCCTCGGAAGGACTTCTCTACCCCCTGGCCGAGGAGGCGAAGGCGTGGTGGAAGCGGGGGGACCGGCTCATCGTCAGCTCCCTTTCCCCGTCGCAGGTGGACAGGATGGAGGATTTCCTCTCCCGGTACGCCGTTCCTCTCTCCCGGGTGGACACGCTGCGCGAGGCGCTGTCCCGGGACCGCGGCGTCTTCCTGTGCGTGTCGGAGGTGACGCGGGGGTTCCGTGCGCCGGAGCTTCGCGCGGCGATCGTCACGGAGAGCGAAATCTTCGGGGAGAAGGCCCGCGCACGCCACCCTCGGAAGGAGGGGATCGCCGTCCCCGAGGAGTTCTCGCTTGCGGACCTGCGGGTGAACGACCCGGCGGTCCACGTGGATCACGGCATCGGGATTTACCGCGGCCTGCTGCGCCGGACGGCCGCCGGGACGGAGGGGGACTACCTTGTCCTCGAGTACGCGGGAGGAGACCGGCTGTTCGTCCCCGTGGAGAAGATGTCCCGGGTGCAGCGATACGTGGCGTCGGAGGAGGGGCGCGCCCAACTGTCGCGCCTGGGGGGGACGGCGTGGCAGCGCGCCAAGCGGAAGGTGCGGGACGACCTGCTCGCGATGGCCCGGGAGCTGGTGGAGCTGCAGGCGAAGCGCCAGCTGGCCGAGAAGGCGTCGGTTTCGCCGCCGGATGCGGTTTTCCGGGAATTCGAGGCGGCCTTCCCCCACGAGGAGACACCGGACCAGGAGCAGGTGATCCGCGAGGTGCTGTCCGACCTCTCCTCTCCCCGTCCGATGGACCGGCTCGTCTGCGGCGACGTGGGATACGGCAAGACCGAGGTGGCGATCCGCGCGGCGTTCCAGGTGGTGATGGCGGGGAAGCAGGCGGCGGTGCTGGTACCGACGACCATCCTGGCCGAACAGCATTACCAGACCTTCCTCCACCGCCTCGCGGGGTACCCCGTGCGGGTGGCGAACCTGTCGCGGTTCCGCACCCGGAAGGACCAGGCGGAGGTGGTGAAAGGTGTGGCGAACGGCACGGTGGACGTCGTCATCGGGACGCACCGGCTGCTGCAGAGGGACGTGACGTTCAGGAACCTCGGACTCGTGGTGATCGACGAGGAGCAACGGTTCGGAGTGGCGCACAAGGAACGGTTGAAGAGGATGCGAGCCGCCGTCGACGTGCTGACGCTGTCGGCCACGCCGATCCCTCGCACGCTGCACATGGCGTTCTCCGGGATCCGGGACGTGAGTCTGATCGCCACCCCCCCCGAGGATCGGCTCTCGATCCGCACCTTCGTCGTCCCCTTTTCGGGCGAGACGATCCGCGAGGCGGTGGATCGGGAGATCCGTCGGGGCGGGCAGGTCTTTTTCGTCCACAACCGGGTGCAGACCCTCCCCGCGATGGAGCGGTACCTGCGCGAGCTGCTCCCCGACGCGCGGATCGCCGTGGGGCACGGGCAGATGGACGAGGAGACCCTTTCCGGCGCCATGGACGACTTCGCTTCGCGTCGCGCCGACATCCTCCTGTGCACCGCGATCATCGAGGCCGGGCTGGACCTTCCCAACGCGAACACGATCCTCGTGAACCACGCGCACAGGTTCGGGCTGGCCCAGCTGTACCAACTCCGGGGCCGCGTGGGCCGCGACCGCCACCGTGCGTATGCGTACTTCATCGTCCCGAAGGACGTTTCCCTCACCAAGGACGCCACCCGGCGCCTCGCCGTGCTCGAGGAGCTTACGGAGCTCGGCTCGGGGTTCCGGGTCGCCTCCCACGACCTCGAGATCCGGGGCGCGGGGAACCTTCTCGGGAAGGACCAGTCGGGCCAGATCCACCAGGTGGGGTACGAGCTGTACACGCAGCTTCTCTCCGAGGCGGTGGCGGAGATCTCGGGGATCGCCTCCTCGCAGGAGGAGGAGCCGGAACTGGAGCTGCGCGTCCCGGCCTTCCTTCCGGACGATTACATCGACGAGGCCGGGGAGCGCCTGGAGTTCTACCGGAAGCTGTCGTCGGCGAAAACCGTGGACGCCGCGGACGAGATCGAGATGGCGCTGCTGGACCGGTTCGGTCGGCTTCCCGTCCCCGCCCGCGTTCTGTGCGACCTGGCGCGGATGCGCGCCGCGATGCGCGCCGCGGGAGTAGCGGAGCTCAAGCGCGGGGACGGCTCCCTGTTCCTTACGCTTTCCGCCCACTCCCCCTTCGATCGGGCGAGACTGGTCTCCTGGGTTACGCGGGAACGGAAGACCTTCTCCTTTGTTCGCGGGGAGATCCTCGCGATGCGCCTTCCCGGCCGGGATCCGGCGGAGATCCTGGCGGCAGCGAAAAACCTGTTGAACCGGTTCAGTACGGGCAGTAGCATATAA